In a genomic window of Chrysemys picta bellii isolate R12L10 chromosome 1, ASM1138683v2, whole genome shotgun sequence:
- the LOC135975903 gene encoding uncharacterized protein LOC135975903 isoform X1, whose translation MQSSPAVMAVQSGNRKRAPAWTDREVLDLIAVWGDESVLSELRSKRRNAKIYEKISKDMAERGYSRDATQCRVKIKELRQGYQKTKEANGRSGSHPQTSRFYEALHSILGAAATTTPPVTVDSEDGILSTAGSSDMLGDGEDEEGDEEGEAVGSSHNADFPDSQDLFITLTEIPYEASPAITPDTESGEGSATPSATVSQPSLESHSQRLARIRRRKKRTREDMFSELMASSQAQAAQQTQWRENLTRMHQANMDREERWRQEDQQATQTLLGLLREQTDTLRRLVDVLQERRQEDRAPLQSISNRPPPPPSPIPTSPKVQRRRGGRVPANSHSTPAESSSSRRLSFPKI comes from the exons atgcagagctctccagcagtgatggccgtgcagtctgggaatagaaagagagccccagcatggactgatcgtgaagtcttggatctcatcgctgtgtggggcgatgagtccgtgctttccgagctgcgatccaaaagaaggaatgcaaagatctacgagaagatctctaaagacatggcagagagaggatacagccgggatgcaacgcagtgccgcgtgaaaatcaaggagctgagacaaggctaccagaagaccaaagaggcaaacggacgctccggatcccatccccagacatcccgtttctacgaggcactgcattccatcctcggtgctgccgccaccactaccccaccagtgaccgtggactctgaggatgggatactgtccacggccggttcctcagacatgttaggggacggggaagatgaggaaggagatgaggagggcgaggcagttggcagctctcacaacgctgatttccccgacagccaggatctcttcatcacccttacagagatcccctacgaagcgtccccagccattaccccggacacagaatctggtgaaggatcagcca ccccgtctgcgactgtctcacaacctagcctggaatcacactcccagaggctagcacggattaggcgtaggaagaagaggacacgggaggacatgttctctgagcttatggcctcttcccaagcccaggcagcacagcagacccagtggcgggagaacttgacccgaatgcaccaagccaacatggatcgggaggagaggtggcggcaggaagaccagcaggcgactcaaacgctgcttggactactgagggagcaaacggacacgctccggcgccttgtggatgttctgcaggaacggaggcaggaggacagagccccgctgcagtccatctctaaccgccctcccccgccaccaagtcccatacccacctcacccaaagtgcaaagaaggagaggcggcagagtccctgctaactctcactccacccctgcagagagctctagtagcagaaggctctcatttcccaaaatttga
- the LOC135975903 gene encoding myb/SANT-like DNA-binding domain-containing protein 2 isoform X2, whose protein sequence is MQSSPAVMAVQSGNRKRAPAWTDREVLDLIAVWGDESVLSELRSKRRNAKIYEKISKDMAERGYSRDATQCRVKIKELRQGYQKTKEANGRSGSHPQTSRFYEALHSILGAAATTTPPVTVDSEDGILSTAGSSDMLGDGEDEEGDEEGEAVGSSHNADFPDSQDLFITLTEIPYEASPAITPDTESGEGSATTVKCGLYVRG, encoded by the exons atgcagagctctccagcagtgatggccgtgcagtctgggaatagaaagagagccccagcatggactgatcgtgaagtcttggatctcatcgctgtgtggggcgatgagtccgtgctttccgagctgcgatccaaaagaaggaatgcaaagatctacgagaagatctctaaagacatggcagagagaggatacagccgggatgcaacgcagtgccgcgtgaaaatcaaggagctgagacaaggctaccagaagaccaaagaggcaaacggacgctccggatcccatccccagacatcccgtttctacgaggcactgcattccatcctcggtgctgccgccaccactaccccaccagtgaccgtggactctgaggatgggatactgtccacggccggttcctcagacatgttaggggacggggaagatgaggaaggagatgaggagggcgaggcagttggcagctctcacaacgctgatttccccgacagccaggatctcttcatcacccttacagagatcccctacgaagcgtccccagccattaccccggacacagaatctggtgaaggatcagcca ctacagtaaaatgcggtctatatgtgcggggatag